In the Bacillales bacterium genome, TCACGCCGCTCTTTCGGATGGTTTTGGTTCAATTTCCATTTGCCTTCGAGTTCATCGATGCGGAGTCGAAAACCGACAACGCCGCCAAGCATCCGCTCAATGTAACGTTCGTTCGTCTCATCGATGTGGTACGCGCTTTCCGGGGATTCATAAAACGAAACCATCCGATTCATGATCTCCATCATCTCTTCCGTATCCGAAACGCGCTCCAAACGCCCGCGCACATGCACCGTCACGTAGTCCCATGTCGGTACAGACCGATTCGTTTCGTACCAAGAGGACGAAACATAATGATGCGGCCCTTGAAAGACGGCTAACACCTCTTGATCCCAAATGTCCCGCCATTGCGGATTCGCCTTGGCAAAATGCGCAAGCAAGCAGCCGCTCTCGCGATCGACGAGAAACGGCAAATGCGTCGCCTCCGGGCGCCCGTCATGGTTGGAAAACAATACCCCGAAACTATGCTCCTCAATAAACGACAAAAGAACGTCCTCATCCGCCACTTTGAAATGCCTCGGCAAGTACATGCGTAACCTCTTTCCCCTAAATTTGTACCCCATATTTTTGGTTCATTTTTTTTATAATCGAACCATGTCATCCGGCGTAATCAAGTCAGTATCGATCGGCACATAACCGAGCTGCCGCCCGATTTGCACGATTTGCCCCTTATGATGAAACTCGTGCGTGATCGTCTGCGTGAACAACCAGAGCACCGAGAGCACTTCAGGAACCTCATGCCCCGGCAGCGGACGACGCAACAATTCACCCGGCCGATCCCCGAATGTTTTCAAAAACGTTTCGACGAGCGCGTCCACCTCCTTGAACAAAGCTTTCATTTCCGGCAAACCGGCAATCTCTTCCCCTTTGACGACAGGGGCGTCCCATTCCAGCGCGTATCTCCCCAGCCACGCCTGGTAACAACCGGCGAT is a window encoding:
- a CDS encoding FMN-binding negative transcriptional regulator, producing MYLPRHFKVADEDVLLSFIEEHSFGVLFSNHDGRPEATHLPFLVDRESGCLLAHFAKANPQWRDIWDQEVLAVFQGPHHYVSSSWYETNRSVPTWDYVTVHVRGRLERVSDTEEMMEIMNRMVSFYESPESAYHIDETNERYIERMLGGVVGFRLRIDELEGKWKLNQNHPKERRERVAHELEKIGSEDALALARMMREQM
- a CDS encoding DinB family protein → MSVLNSQYDLIRQTRERLFLYCERISPEDYVKELEQVGWGSIRNLHAHIAGCYQAWLGRYALEWDAPVVKGEEIAGLPEMKALFKEVDALVETFLKTFGDRPGELLRRPLPGHEVPEVLSVLWLFTQTITHEFHHKGQIVQIGRQLGYVPIDTDLITPDDMVRL